From one Silurus meridionalis isolate SWU-2019-XX chromosome 23, ASM1480568v1, whole genome shotgun sequence genomic stretch:
- the LOC124376607 gene encoding LOW QUALITY PROTEIN: gastrula zinc finger protein XlCGF57.1-like (The sequence of the model RefSeq protein was modified relative to this genomic sequence to represent the inferred CDS: inserted 2 bases in 1 codon), whose amino-acid sequence MESAEVQPCSCREAPHTPAAAVSQACSDAQPETSADTDGGTSCSMCLTNHVDQHKQIKKEEPEDEGYIYGEISGEATPDPVGHITPVEEQNYVKKEEPENEDYLCGETSGSVDTEDQLREFHIKLVKKEESEDEDFPCTKTEWEKDDVQLPVFSCVWCSLSYTSQQCLHKHITSCHSKEYERLINSGETMYQNVVPSRSPNIEHDVYQCSHCEKSFNDQKSLRRHQRIHTGEKRHHCSECGMRFKQKSHLQTHLRIHSGEKLYNCSDCGKSFTRSNTLKHHRCIHTEKKSYHCSECGRNFGHPSNLKQHQRVHTEKKLLHCSYCGKSFKQPSHLQTHQRVHTGERPYQCLQCEKRFIRQSALKAHQFIHTGEKPHECSQCGMTFVRHRSLKRHQRVHTGNRPYHCSECGKSFIQRGDLHTHQRIHTGERPYQCSQCGKCFVQHSNLQRHFLVHTEEKPHHCSECGKRFKHQNNLHAHQRIHTGEKPYHCLECSKSFIKKXELQTHQCIHTEEKPYHSSECGKHFGQLTSLKQHQEVKSGEKPYQCSQCGKSFNCQRNLKVHQVTHTGEKPHHCSQCGKTFAYYGSLNRHLRVHTGEKPYHCSECGKSFNQKRDLQIHQRIHTGEKPYHCLHCEKSFPQRRNLEQHLCIRTGENHILDCVKSFI is encoded by the exons ATGGAGTCAGCAGAGGTCCAACCATGTTCCTGCAGAGAAGCTCCACAtactcctgctgctgctgtctCACAG GCTTGTAGTGATGCACAGCCTGAAACCTCTGCAGATACAGATGGAGGAACATCATGCTCTATGTGTCTCACCAACCATGTGGAccaacataaacaaataaagaaggAAGAACCTGAGGATGAAGGCTACATCT ATGGTGAAATTTCAGGTGAAGCAACACCAGACCCTGTGGGACACATCACCCCTGTGGAAGAACAAAATTATGTCAAAAAGGAAGAACCTGAAAATGAAGATTATCTCT GTGGAGAAACATCAGGCTCTGTGGACACCGAAGACCAACTGAGAGAATTTCATATCAAGcttgtaaaaaaagaagagtCTGAAGATGAAGACTTTCCCTGTACAAAAACAGAGTGGG AAAAAGACGATGTCCAGCTACCAGTCTTTTCCTGCGTCTGGTGTTCACTTTCTTATACATCTCAACAGTGCCTCCACAAGCACATCACAAGCTGCCACTCCAAGGAATATGAGAGACTGATAAATTCAGGAGAGACGATGTATCAGAATGTTGTGCCATCAAGAAGCCCCAATATTGAGCACGATGTCTACCAGTGCTCACATTGTGAGAAGAGTTTTAATGACCAGAAAAGTCTCAGAAGACACCAGCGcattcacacaggagagaaacgCCATCACTGCTCAGAGTGTGGGATGAGATTTAAGCAAAAAAGTCACCTCCAGACTCACCTGCGCATTCACTCAGGAGAGAAGTTATATAACTGTTCAGactgtgggaagagttttacccGTTCCAATACTCTTAAACACCACCGATGCATTCACACAGAAAAGAAGTCATATCACTGTTCAGAGTGTGGAAGAAATTTTGGCCATCCCAGTAATCTGAAACAACACCAACGCGTTCACACAGAAAAGAAGCTCCTTCACTGCTCATATTGTggaaaaagttttaaacaaCCAAGTCACCTCCAGACTCACCAGCGAGTTCACACAGGAGAGAGGCCGTATCAATGCTTACAGTGTGAGAAGAGATTTATTCGACAGAGTGCTTTAAAAGCACATCAGTTTATTCACACCGGAGAAAAGCCGCATGAGTGCTCACAGTGTGGAATGACTTTTGTCCGTCACAGGAGTCTCAAACGACACCAACGCGTTCACACAGGAAACAGGCCCTATCACTGTTCAGagtgtggaaagagttttaTTCAACGAGGCGATCTCCATACTCACCAGCGCATTCATACAGGAGAGAGACCATATCAATGCTCACAGTGTGGGAAATGTTTCGTCCAACATAGTAATCTCCAGCGACACTTCCTTGTGCACACAGAAGAGAAACCTCATCACTGCTCAGAGTGTGGGAAGAGATTCAAGCATCAGAATAACCTCCATGCCCACCAACGcattcacacaggagagaagccatACCACTGTTTAGAGTGTTCAAagagttttattaaaaa tgaGCTCCAGACTCACCAATGCATTCACACAGAAGAGAAGCCATATCACAGCTCAGAGTGTGGCAAACATTTTGGCCAACTCACCAGTCTCAAACAGCACCAAGAAGTTAAatcaggagagaagccgtatcagtgctcacagtgtgggaagagttttaattgCCAGAGAAATTTAAAAGTGCACCAGGTTACTCACACTGGAGAAAAGCCTCATCACTGCTCACAGTGTGGGAAGACCTTTGCCTATTACGGTAGTCTCAACCGACACCTACGTgttcacacaggagagaagccctATCACTGTTCAGaatgtgggaagagttttaatcagAAAAGAGATCTCCAGATTCACCAACGcattcacacaggagagaaaccgTATCACTGCTTGCACTGTGAGAAAAGTTTTCCCCAAAGGCGTAATCTTGAACAGCACCTATGCATTCGCACAGGAGAGAATCATATTTTAGATTGTGTGAagagttttatttaa
- the LOC124376621 gene encoding zinc finger protein 239-like isoform X1 has protein sequence MFLQRSSTYSCCCCLTEKDDVQLPVFTCFWCSLSYTSQQCLHKHIKSCHSKEYERLINSGETMYRSVVPSRSPNIEQDVYQCLHCEKSFTGQTNLRRHQRIHTGEKRHHCSECGKSFKRKSHLRTHQRVHTGEKSYHCSDCGKSFGHSSSLKHHQRVHTGEKSYHCSECGKSFGHRSSLKRHQRVHVVEKPYQCSQCGKSFNCQTNFKLHQVTHTKEKPHQCSQCGMTFARHSSLQRHQRIHTGEKPYHCSECGKSFIQQSDLQIHQRIHTGEKPYHCFHCEKSFAQRSNLEQHQRVHTGENHLSECGKSFIQ, from the exons ATGTTCCTGCAGAGAAGCTCCACAtactcctgctgctgctgtctCACAG AAAAAGACGATGTCCAGCTACCAGTCTTCACCTGCTTCTGGTGTTCACTTTCTTATACATCTCAACAGTGCCTCCACAAGCACATCAAAAGTTGCCACTCCAAGGAATATGAGAGACTTATAAATTCAGGAGAGACGATGTATCGGAGTGTTGTGCCATCAAGAAGCCCCAATATTGAGCAAGATGTCTACCAGTGCTTGCATTGTGAGAAGAGTTTTACTGGCCAGACGAATCTTAGAAGACACCAGCGcattcacacaggagagaaacgCCATCACTGCTcagagtgtgggaagagttttaagcGAAAAAGTCACCTCCGGACTCACCAGCGAGTTCACACAGGAGAAAAGTCATATCACTGTTCAGACTGTGGGAAGAGTTTTGGCCATTCCAGTAGTCTCAAACACCACCAACGCgttcacacaggagagaagtcATATCACTGTTCAGAGTGTGGAAAAAGTTTTGGCCATCGCAGTAGTCTCAAACGACACCAGCGTGTTCACGTAGTagagaagccgtatcagtgctcacagtgtgggaagagttttaattgCCAGACAAATTTCAAATTGCACCAGGTCACTCACACAAAAGAAAAGCCTCATCAGTGCTCACAGTGTGGAATGACTTTTGCCCGTCACAGCAGTCTCCAACGACACCAACGCATTCACACAGGAGAAAAGCCCTATCACTGTTcagagtgtgggaagagttttattcAGCAAAGTGATCTTCAGATTCACCAACGCATTCACACTGGAGAGAAACCGTATCACTGCTTTCACTGTGAGAAGAGTTTCGCCCAGAGGAGTAATCTCGAACAGCACCAACGCGTTCATACAGGAGAGAATCACCTTTcagagtgtgggaagagttttattcAATAA
- the LOC124376621 gene encoding zinc finger protein 239-like isoform X2: MYRSVVPSRSPNIEQDVYQCLHCEKSFTGQTNLRRHQRIHTGEKRHHCSECGKSFKRKSHLRTHQRVHTGEKSYHCSDCGKSFGHSSSLKHHQRVHTGEKSYHCSECGKSFGHRSSLKRHQRVHVVEKPYQCSQCGKSFNCQTNFKLHQVTHTKEKPHQCSQCGMTFARHSSLQRHQRIHTGEKPYHCSECGKSFIQQSDLQIHQRIHTGEKPYHCFHCEKSFAQRSNLEQHQRVHTGENHLSECGKSFIQ; this comes from the coding sequence ATGTATCGGAGTGTTGTGCCATCAAGAAGCCCCAATATTGAGCAAGATGTCTACCAGTGCTTGCATTGTGAGAAGAGTTTTACTGGCCAGACGAATCTTAGAAGACACCAGCGcattcacacaggagagaaacgCCATCACTGCTcagagtgtgggaagagttttaagcGAAAAAGTCACCTCCGGACTCACCAGCGAGTTCACACAGGAGAAAAGTCATATCACTGTTCAGACTGTGGGAAGAGTTTTGGCCATTCCAGTAGTCTCAAACACCACCAACGCgttcacacaggagagaagtcATATCACTGTTCAGAGTGTGGAAAAAGTTTTGGCCATCGCAGTAGTCTCAAACGACACCAGCGTGTTCACGTAGTagagaagccgtatcagtgctcacagtgtgggaagagttttaattgCCAGACAAATTTCAAATTGCACCAGGTCACTCACACAAAAGAAAAGCCTCATCAGTGCTCACAGTGTGGAATGACTTTTGCCCGTCACAGCAGTCTCCAACGACACCAACGCATTCACACAGGAGAAAAGCCCTATCACTGTTcagagtgtgggaagagttttattcAGCAAAGTGATCTTCAGATTCACCAACGCATTCACACTGGAGAGAAACCGTATCACTGCTTTCACTGTGAGAAGAGTTTCGCCCAGAGGAGTAATCTCGAACAGCACCAACGCGTTCATACAGGAGAGAATCACCTTTcagagtgtgggaagagttttattcAATAA
- the LOC124376621 gene encoding uncharacterized protein LOC124376621 isoform X3 codes for MESAEVQPCSCREAPHTPAAAVSQACSDAQPETSADTDGGTSCSMCLINHVDQHKQIKKEEPEDEGYIYGENSGEATPDPVGHITPVEEQNYVKKEEPENEDYLCGETSGSVDTVDQLRGFHIKLVKKEESEDEDFPVQKQSGKKTMSSYQSSPASGVHFLIHLNSASTSTSKVATPRNMRDL; via the exons ATGGAGTCAGCAGAGGTCCAACCATGTTCCTGCAGAGAAGCTCCACAtactcctgctgctgctgtctCACAG GCTTGTAGTGATGCACAGCCTGAAACCTCTGCAGATACAGATGGAGGAACATCATGCTCTATGTGTCTCATCAACCATGTGGAccaacataaacaaataaagaaggAAGAACCTGAGGATGAAGGCTACATAT ATGGTGAAAATTCAGGTGAAGCAACACCAGACCCTGTGGGACACATCACCCCTGTGGAAGAACAGAATTATGTCAAAAAGGAAGAACCTGAAAATGAAGATTATCTCT GTGGAGAAACATCAGGCTCTGTGGACACTGTAGACCAACTGAGAGGATTTCATATCAAGcttgtaaaaaaagaagagtCTGAAGATGAAGACTTTCCTGTACAAAAACAGAGTGGG AAAAAGACGATGTCCAGCTACCAGTCTTCACCTGCTTCTGGTGTTCACTTTCTTATACATCTCAACAGTGCCTCCACAAGCACATCAAAAGTTGCCACTCCAAGGAATATGAGAGACTTATAA
- the LOC124376605 gene encoding LOW QUALITY PROTEIN: zinc finger protein 345-like (The sequence of the model RefSeq protein was modified relative to this genomic sequence to represent the inferred CDS: inserted 1 base in 1 codon) has translation MESAEVQPCSCREAPHTPAAVSQACSDAQPETSADTDGGTSCSMCLINHVDQHKQIKKEEPEDEGYIYGEISGDATPNPVGHITPVKEHNYAKKEEPKNEDYLCGETSGSVDTVDQLRGFHIKLVKKEESEDEDFLCTKTEWEKDNAQLPVFSCFWCSLSYPSQQCLHKHITSCHSKEYERLINSGETIYQNVLPSRSPNIEQDIYQCSHCEKSFTGQKNLIIHQRIHTGEKSHHCSDCGKTFGHPSNLKYHQRLHSLKKLHHCSECGKKFKRKSQLQTHQRIHTGEKPYQCSQCGKCFVQQSILKQHQRIHTGERPYHCSECGKSFIHQRELQAHRFTHTGEKPHHCSQCGKTFVYHSSLRQHQRNHTGEKPYHCLECGKSFNHQRALQAHQVTHTGEKPHHCSQCEKSFVHHSSLRQHQHIHTGEKPFHCSECGKSFIRKSHLKAHQRIHTGEKPYHCSDCGKSFGQRNIFKRHKQVHVVDKLFQCSQCGKGFDCQRNLKMHQVTHTGEKPYQCSQCGKTFAHDSSLQRHQRVHTGERRYHCSECGKSFMQQSYLQIHQRIHTGVKPHHCSECGKSFIHQSDLQTHQRIHTGEKPYHCFHCEKSFAQRSNLEQHQRIHTGEKPYHCFHCEKSFAQRSNLKRHQRIHTGEKPHHCSECGKSFIHQSDLQIHQRIHTRVKPHHCSECGKSFFHQSDLQIHQRIHTGEKPYHCVHCEKSFXQRSNLKRHQRIHTGEKPHHCSECGKSFIHQSDLQIHQRIHTRVKPHHCSECGKSFFHQSDLQIHQRIHTGEKPYHCVHCEKSFAQRSNLKRHQRVHKGENHLLDCGKSFIQ, from the exons ATGGAGTCAGCAGAGGTCCAACCATGTTCCTGCAGAGAAGCTCCACATACTCCTGCTGCTGTCTCACAG GCTTGTAGTGATGCACAGCCTGAAACCTCTGCAGATACAGATGGAGGAACATCATGCTCTATGTGTCTCATCAACCACGTGGAccaacataaacaaataaagaaggAAGAACCTGAGGATGAAGGCTACATAT ATGGTGAAATATCAGGTGATGCAACACCAAACCCTGTGGGACACATCACCCCTGTGAAAGAACATAATTATGCCAAAAAGGAAGAACCTAAAAATGAAGACTATCTCT GTGGAGAAACATCAGGCTCTGTGGACACTGTAGACCAACTGAGAGGATTTCATATCAAGcttgtaaaaaaagaagagtCTGAAGATGAAGACTTTCTCTGTACAAAAACAGAGTGGG AAAAAGACAATGCCCAGCTACCAGTCTTCTCCTGCTTCTGGTGTTCACTTTCTTATCCATCTCAACAGTGCCTCCACAAGCACATCACAAGCTGCCACTCCAAGGAATATGAGAGATTGATAAATTCAGGAGAGACAATATATCAGAATGTTTTGCCATCAAGAAGCCCCAATATTGAGCAAGATATCTACCAGTGCTCACATTGTGAGAAGAGTTTTACTGGCCAGAAGAATCTCATCATACACCAGCGCATTCATACTGGAGAGAAAAGCCATCACTGTTCAGACTGTGGGAAAACCTTTGGCCATCCCAGTAATCTGAAATACCACCAACGCCTTCACTCACTAAAGAAACTCCATCACTGCTCAGAGTGTGGAAAGAAATTTAAGCGAAAAAGTCAGCTCCAGACTCACCAGCGcattcacacaggagagaagccgtatcagtgCTCACAGTGTGGAAAATGTTTTGTCCAACAAAGTATACTCAAACAACACCAACGCATTCACACAGGAGAGAGGCCCTATCACTGTTcagagtgtgggaagagttttattcATCAAAGAGAGCTCCAAGCTCACCGATTTACTCACACTGGAGAAAAGCCTCATCACTGCTCACAGTGTGGGAAAACCTTTGTATATCACAGCAGTCTCCGACAACACCAACGCaatcacacaggagagaagccctATCACTGTTTagagtgtgggaagagttttaatcatcAAAGAGCGCTCCAGGCTCACCAGGTTACTCACACTGGAGAAAAGCCTCATCACTGCTCACAGTGTGAGAAAAGTTTTGTACATCACAGCAGTCTCCGACAACACCaacacattcacacaggagAAAAGCCCTTTCACTGTTcagagtgtgggaagagttttattcGGAAAAGCCATCTCAAGGCTCACCAACGCATTCACACTGGAGAGAAACCATATCACTGCTCAGACTGTGGAAAATCTTTTGGTCAACGCAATATTTTCAAACGGCACAAACAAGTTCACGTAGTAGATAAGCTGTTTCAGTGCTCACAGTGTGGGAAGGGTTTTGATTGCCAGAGAAATTTAAAAATGCACCAGGTCACTCACACTGGAGAAAAACCTTATCAGTGCTCACAGTGTGGGAAAACTTTTGCCCATGACAGCAGTCTCCAACGACACCAACGTGTTCACACAGGAGAGAGACGCTATCACTGTTCAGAGTGTGGGAAAAGTTTTATGCAGCAAAGTTATCTCCAGATTCACCAACGCATTCACACAGGAGTAAAGCCTCATCACTGTTCAGaatgtgggaagagttttattcATCAAAGTGATCTCCAGACTCACCAGCGcattcacacaggagagaaacccTATCACTGTTTCCACTGTGAGAAGAGTTTCGCTCAGAGGAGTAATCTCGAACAGCACCAACGCATTCATACAGGAGAGAAACCGTATCACTGCTTCCACTGTGAGAAGAGTTTCGCCCAGCGGAGTAATCTTAAACGACACCAACGcattcacacaggagagaagccccATCACTGTTCAGaatgtgggaagagttttattcATCAAAGTGATCTCCAGATTCACCAACGCATTCACACAAGAGTAAAGCCCCATCACTGTTCAGAATGTGGGAAGAGTTTTTTTCATCAAAGTGATCTCCAGATTCACCAACGcattcacacaggagagaaaccgTATCACTGCGTCCACTGTGAGAAGAGTT ACCAGCGGAGTAATCTTAAACGACACCAACGcattcacacaggagagaagccccATCACTGTTCAGaatgtgggaagagttttattcATCAAAGTGATCTCCAGATTCACCAACGCATTCACACAAGAGTAAAGCCCCATCACTGTTCAGAATGTGGGAAGAGTTTTTTTCATCAAAGTGATCTCCAGATTCACCAACGcattcacacaggagagaaaccgTATCACTGCGTCCACTGTGAGAAGAGTTTCGCCCAGCGGAGTAATCTCAAACGACACCAACGCGTTCATAAAGGGGAGAATCATCTTTTAgattgtgggaagagttttattcAATAA